In Aegilops tauschii subsp. strangulata cultivar AL8/78 chromosome 3, Aet v6.0, whole genome shotgun sequence, one genomic interval encodes:
- the LOC109750240 gene encoding uncharacterized protein, with product MAEIAGDETPPLPSSSGAEESSLLSSPPSPTAISGDEPPPRTRKPGTKRLVLTASVLLSFLVGLPLLLKSTEIHRSPLPSDAIADLSRRLQSHPPSFPCGLHAVFLRSGPGSPVASLADQLERAISTQHHLLPASSTAGNISVSVTIQSGGGCTSSTAAASPWRCGLLTAADSVRDDEVFDELLHSALGGRDGDGMKVYTIVIAEDDDGKGTRVVIGKHRHAWVVGKVDEAEALSLIGNVFIKYFMNGGIEEGETGIGKGEFMPVGSDGNVVLSFSLLNADPNDWVYDWEFKNIGERILTPVVEALRPVADINIESQVLYHTPKSSYSYSDDKLGGNVLSMGDIPFFVNSNEWHLDTSISATGRSKVLQFVVYIPSARECPLYLQLPDGELSKTNAFISPMWGGVVIWNPPGCSVGSKKAHGTRRQMSSQELMETLEIFIGQLRQLFGLKPNYHAQGMDVATKFLVSEKGFAQWELDLLYRHHACSNLLSCVATLESLSSLVQSLPRMIVMDEIGRQVELSLEAASLAQRNATLGIGDSSAVSATRARALAEDAFFHPSIMSISYASVEHYFAIYMPFFAPVCLHVLLAAIKELKRYKVERAKYSAFLLASQSRATTSS from the exons ATGGCggagatcgccggcgacgagaCCCCGCCGCTACCTTCGTCTTCCGGCGCCGAGGAGTCCTCTCTCCTCTCGTCCCCTCCCTCGCCTACCGCCATCAGCGGGGACGAGCCGCCGCCGCGCACGAGGAAGCCCGGCACGAAGCGCCTCGTCCTCACCGCCTCAGTCCTCCTCTCCTTCCTCGTCG GACTGCCCTTGCTGCTCAAATCCACCGAGATCCACCGGTCGCCGCTGCCCTCCGACGCAATCGCCGACCTGTCCCGCCGCCTCCAGTCGCACCCTCCATCCTTCCCCTGCGGTCTCCACGCGGTGTTCCTCCGCTCCGGCCCTGGCTCCCCCGTCGCCTCCCTTGCCGACCAGCTCGAGCGGGCAATCTCGACCCAGCACCACCTCCTCCCCGCGTCTTCTACTGCTGGGAACATCTCAGTGTCAGTCACCATCCAGTCGGGCGGTGGCTGCACCAGCAGCACGGCTGCTGCTTCGCCTTGGCGATGTGGGTTGTTGACCGCTGCGGACTCGGTCCGTGATGACGAGGTGTTCGATGAATTGCTGCACTCCGCATTGGGTGGTCGTGATGGGGATGGGATGAAGGTTTACACTATTGTCATTGCTGAGGATGATGATGGGAAGGGGACGAGGGTTGTGATCGGAAAGCACCGTCATGCTTGGGTTGTTGGGAAGGTTGATGAGGCCGAGGCTCTGTCACTTATTGGCAACGTGTTCATCAAGTATTTCATGAATGGCGGTATTGAAGAGGGTGAGACAGGCATTGGGAAAGGAGAGTTCATGCCAGTTGGTTCAGATGGGAATGTTGTTCTTTCATTCAGCTTGTTGAATGCTGATCCAAATGATTGGGTCTATGATTG GGAGTTCAAAAATATTGGCGAGAGAATCCTTACTCCTGTGGTTGAGGCCCTGCGACCAGTTGCTGATATCAATATAGAGAGTCAG GTTCTCTACCACACTCCGAAGTCATCCTATTCTTATTCTGACGATAAATTGGGTGGCAATGTCCTTAGTATGGGAGACATTCCTTTCTTT GTAAACTCAAATGAGTGGCACTTGGATACATCGATCTCAGCTACAGGACGATCAAAAGTTCTTCAGTTTGTGGT GTATATTCCATCTGCAAGGGAATGCCCTTTGTATTTGCAGCTTCCAGATGGGGAGCTTTCGAAAACTAATGCATTTATTTCCCCA ATGTGGGGAGGTGTTGTTATTTGGAACCCACCAGGCTGTTCAGTTGGTTCAAAGAAGGCGCATGGGACTCGGAGACAAATGTCATCACAG GAACTTATGGAGACTCTGGAAATCTTCATTGGGCAGCTAAGACAGTTATTTGGTCTAAAACCAAACTATCATGCACAAGGCATGGATGTGGCAACTAAATTCCTAGTTAGTGAAAAGGGGTTTGCGCAATG GGAATTGGATTTACTATACAGACATCATGCATGTTCCAACCTTTTGTCATGTGTCGCCACCTTGGAATCTCTTTCCAGCTTG GTCCAGTCGCTCCCAAGAATGATTGTTATGGATGAAATTGGGAGGCAG GTAGAGCTTTCGCTTGAAGCCGCAAGCTTAGCTCAAAGGAACGCCACACTTGGAATAGGTGACTCTTCTGCAG TGTCTGCAACGAGAGCGAGGGCTTTGGCCGAGGACGCATTTTTCCATCCGTCCATTATGTCAATCAGTTATGCTTCCGTGGAGCACTACTTCGCCATTTACATG CCATTCTTTGCGCCAGTGTGTTTGCATGTGCTGCTGGCGGCGATCAAAGAGCTGAAACGGTACAAGGTGGAGCGGGCCAAGTACTCGGCGTTCCTCCTCGCTTCCCAGTCCCGGGCGACGACTTCCTCCTGA